Sequence from the Pararhizobium gei genome:
CCGTAGCGGGTCGCCCGGTTCGGGCCATCGATATAATAGAGAAACCGGTTGTTGGTATCGACGATGATCGTGCCCGGCGCTTCGTTCGTCTTGAACCGGACCTTGGTGCGCCAGTATTTTTGCGGCGGCTTTTTCTGCTGCGTCGAAGCCAGCGTTACATCGGAACGCGATACCGAATTTTCGGTTTTCCCCGGCATGAACGCCGATGCGCCGGTGGCGCCAAACAGAACAGCGGCCACCAATCCGGCCGCGGCCAAGCTCTTGAACGCATATTTGATCATGGAATCCCTCTCCAGTCTTCAGCTGCGAAACGCTATTCGATATCGCGCGCCGCGCAAGTGTCTGACAGACCGGATAGGGCAAATGTGATGCGATCGGCTGTTCCGGAGGGAACCCATGTTGCCGAAAGGCCACGAATACGACCTCCCGGCAGGTAAGTACTGACTTAGATCACGACGACCTTCGTGCCAATCTTCACGCGTTCGTACAGATCCGTCACGTCCTGGTTGCGCATGCGGATGCAGCCGGAGGAAACCGCGTAGCCAATGCTCCAGGGCGCGTTCGTGCCGTGGATGCGGTAGAGCGTCGAGCCGAGATACATCGCGCGTGCACCGAGCGGATTGCCCTCGCCGCCCTCCATGCTGACGGGCAGGTAATGACCCTTGGCGGCTTCCCGCGCCCGCATTTCCGAAGGCGGGGTCCAGGTCGGCCATTCGGCCTTGCGGGTGACCTTGTGAACGCCGGCCCATTCGAAGCCCGGCTTGCCGACGCCGACGCCATAGCGGCGGGCCTCGCCGTTGCCTGTCACCAGATAGAGGAAGCGGTTGTTGGTGTCGATGACGATCGTTCCCGCCTTCTCCTTGGTGTCGTAGGCGACCGTCTGCGGCAGGAACTGTGGCGCGATCTGCCGCTCCACCGGCTTTTGCGCCCGTGTCATGGCGACGGGTTGGGCCACGGCAACGCCGGAACGTCTGGCCTGGCCGAACAGATATTGTTTTCGGGTGGCGCGCTGCGTCTGGACTTTGACAGGACGCTGCTGCCGGTAGACGACCCGGTCCGGACGACCGCCGAGCTGGGTTACCCAGGGGGCGGTGAGATCGGGGCTGATCACAACCGGTGGCCGGTTCTGATAACGGTCCTGCGCCTGCGAAAGGCTGGTGAAGGCAAGCAACAGGGATGTGGCAAGGATAAGGGTTTTTTTCATCATCGGACGGACTCGCATACCTTTCGCCGGAACGGTGTCATAGCTCTGCCATCCACCCGGGCGAGCGGGTGGTCGTGGCGGTTTTCGAAGCCAAAAAGCTTGGCGGGATGAAAACGATGGTGGCACCGGGGGGAAAGAGAATGGTAAATGGCGCTTCATCAAACGGCATTCGAGCCGGTAAAGCTTTGGGTAGGGTTATCGTCGGCTTTAGGACTATGGTTGGCAAATGGTAAAATGGAAAACAGCGGGGACACCGGCGTGACGGCAAAGGGCATCATTACGGGCGCGGACGGGCTTGGCCGTTGCGCCTGGCATGGCAATCTTGAGGACTACCAGCGCTATCACGACGAGGAATGGGGCCTTCCGATGGCGGATGACATCCGGCTTTTCGAGAAGATTTGCCTTGAAGGCTTTCAGTCCGGCCTGTCCTGGCTGACGATCCTGAGAAAGCGCGAAGCCTTTCGCGCCGCCTTTGCGGGCTTCGATTTCGACGTGGTGGCAACCTTCGGCGACGACGATATTGCTCGCTGTCTTGCCGATGCCGGTATCGTCAGGCACCGCGGCAAGATCGTTTCCACCATCAACAATGCGAAACGGGCGCAGGAGATGAAAGCGGAATTCGGCTCGCTCGCCCGCTATTTCTGGAGCCACGAGCCCGGCGGCAATGAGCGGCCGCAGGTGGTGACTTACGAGACGATTGCCGCCAATCCGACGACTCCGACCTCCGTCATGATCTCCAAGGACCTGAAAAAACGCGGCTGGACCTTCGTCGGCCCGACCACGGTCTACGCCTTCATGCAGGCCATGGGCCTGGTCAACGACCATATGGAGGGCTGCGTCTGCCGGGAAAAGATCGAGGCAATGCGCGCCGCCTTCATCCGGCCTTGAAGCCTGCTAGTGAACCGGCGGGATCGGGGTTGGCCGGTTGTTGAAATAGAGAAGCGCGCCGCCGAAGATCACCAGCAGGGCGCCGATGACAAGCCATTCCCGGTTGTCGGACATCGCCATGCCCGAAATGATGTTGGCGCCTTGCAGCATCCACAGCCCGCCGAGCAGGATGACGACGATGCCGGCTATATTCTTGAAGATCTTCATGACGTCCTCCACGCACGAGCCGAAATTATGATCCGGTCGCGGCCTGTGGTCAACAAGGCTTGTCAGGCAGTCTTCATGAAGCGTCCGATGCAGACGCCGGAGGCAAGCCCCGGCGTCGCGTAAGGCTGAAAGATCAGCCGCCGTTTTCGGCAAGCCAAGCCTTCATGGTTTTAATTTCCGCCTCCTGAGCGGAAATGACCTCTTCGGCGAGCTTGCGAAGTTGGGCGTCCTTGCCGAACTCCAGCTCGATCTTCGCCATGTCGATAGCCCCCTGATGATGGGCGATCATGCCGCGCACGAAATCCATATCGGCATTGCCGGTATAGGCGATGTCCATGGCCCCGTGCATTTTGGCGTTGGCCGCGGCAAAGGCCTTGCTGGAGGGACCTCTATCGCCTTTCGGTTCGGCCGACATCGCGCCCTGGTTCATCGTGCCATGATCCATCGCGTCATGGTTCATTTCCTGGGCCGATGCGGGCAGGGTGAAGCTGGCGGCCAGAATTGCGGCGGCCGTGATCGTTCTCAGAGACATGATGTTCTCTCTTTCGTTTCAGATTGAATTGGTATGCAGACATTGTCCGCGTTCATCACGAAAGAACGGGTTTGGGCGGCGGAAACAGCGGCTTCAGCAGGGTTGCCTGCAGCGGCTTCTGCAGGCGCGGTAGGACGGCGAGGCGCAGTGGGCTGCCGGGGACCGGTGCTTCCATCGAGGTCTCGATGGCGAAACAGGCGGCACAGAGAGAGGGGTGCACGGCATGCGTCCTGCATTCCTTCGCGCGGCAGCCATCATCGTCGCTGGTTGCGCCCCGCGCATGGTCATGGCTCGCCGCGTGCATCGCGAGGCCCAGATCCTGCACCCGGGCAAGGGAAACCGTCCAGCCGCTGAGGATGGCGCAGAAGAGAGCAAGGGCGAAAACGGCGATGCGCATGGAATGAAGATAAGCAGCCACACGGCCGATGAAAAGACCGCCGTGCTGTTTCTCTCGCAAAGGCTGGCTGGCCACCGGCCGCCACCGCGCAAAGGCTTGCCGCCATGGCCCTGATCGGCTAGGGAAAGCCCCAATTCCCTGACATATCGACGCTGAAAGTGCGCATCCTCATGAACGATAAAAAGAAGAAGCCCCAGAAGCTCAAGGCCCGCCTGCCGCGCGGTTTCGTCGATCGTTCCGCAGCCGACATCCGCGCCGTCGATGAGATGACCGCCAAGATCCGCGAAGTCTACGAACGCTACGGCTTCGATCCCGTCGAGACGCCGCTGTTCGAATATACCGACGCGCTCGGCAAATTCCTGCCCGACAGCGACCGCCCCAACGAAGGCGTCTTTTCGCTGCAGGACGACGACGAGCAGTGGATGAGCGCCCGCTACGACCTGACAGCCCCACTTGCCCGCCATGTCGCCGAAAACTTCAACGATATCCAGCTGCCCTACCGCACCTATCGCGCCGGCTACGTCTTCCGCAACGAAAAACCCGGCCCCGGCCGCTTCCGCCAATTCATGCAGTTCGACGCCGACACGGTCGGCGCCGCCGGCGTCCAGGCCGACGCCGAAATGTGCATGATGATGGCGGATACGATGGAAGCGCTTGGTATCAAGCGCGGGGATTATGTGATCCGGGTGAACAACCGGAAGGTTCTGGATGGGGTGCTGGAGGCGATCGGGCTTGGCGGGGAGGAGAATGCTGGACGACGGCTGAGTGTTTTGAGAGCTATCGACAAGTTGGATAAGTTTGGTTTCGAAGGTGTTAGGAAGCTCCTAGGCAGAGGTAGAGAAGATGATTCTGGGGCTTTCACGAAGGGTGCAGAGCTAAGTGAGGATAAGATAGACCTGATCGCGAACTTTGTTCGTTCGGGTGATCGTTTCGAGCGACAGAAGAGAATTGCAGAGCTAGTTGCGGCAATGGAAAGCGGTACTGAAGAGCTAAAGTCCTTGATCAGTCAGTGGGCCGACGCGCCGGCTGAAATCGTTCGCGAGAAGTCCGGTCTAAGTGATGATCAAATTCGTGAACTCTTCGCGTACCTCGGAACAGGGCCAGGAATTGTCCAACCCGGCGTCGTTGATAGGCCGCGTTGGTCCGATGATCTGACCTTGCGCGCGACATTTCCGGATAAACAATATGATTTGAGAATCGACAATCTGAAAACCATTGAATTGATGCGAATTAGACTGCCTAAGAACTCAACGATTGAGGCCGGTCTTGATGAGCTTGCAAATATAGCAAGGCTTACCGAATCAGGCGGCTATGGCTCGGGAAGAATACTCATCGACCCCTCTGTTGTCCGAGGACTCGAATATTACACCGGCCCTGTATATGAGGCTGAACTTCAGTTCCCCGTCACCAACGAAAAAGGCGAGAAGGTCGTCTTCGGCTCGGTCGGCGGCGGCGGGCGTTATGATGGTCTGGTCTCCCGCTTCATGGGCCAGCCGGTTCCCGCCACGGGCTTTTCCATCGGCGTCTCCCGCCTGATGACGGCGTTGAAGAATCTCGGCAAGCTCGGCATGGACGAGGTCATCGCCCCGGTCGTCGTCTGCGTCATGGACCGCGATATCGACAGCCTCGGCAAGTACCAGCAGTTCACGCAGACCCTGCGGCACGCCGGCATTCGCGCCGAAATGTACCAGGGCAACAAGAAGAATTTCGGCGATCAGTTGAAATATGCCGATCGTCGCGGCGCGCCGCTGGCCATCATCCAGGGCGGCGACGAGCGCGGGCAGGGCGTCGTCCAGATCAAGGACCTGATCGAGGGCAAGCGCCTGTCGGGCGAGATCGAGGACAACGCGGCATGGCGCGAAGCGCGGGTCGCCCAGGTCTCCGTGCCGGAAGCCGACCTGGTGGCCAAGGTCCGCGAGATGCTGGACGCGCAGGACGAGGATCGGAAGCGGGCGAGGCGGGGCGTTTGAATTTGAGGCGCGCTTCCCCCCCTCTGTCAGCGGTGCTGACATCTCCCCCTCAAGGGGGGAGATCGTTCTTTTCCCTTGCCTGCTTGTTGGTGCGGCAGGCTATGATGACACGGCTGATCTCCCCCCTTGAGGGGGAGATGTCCCGGAGGGACAGAGGGGGGGAAGTCTCCGCATATTCCGAAGTGTGCCGTCCATGCCTCTGATCAACCTCCCACCCTTCGCCGCCGAACTTCTCGCCCACTTCGAGCGCCTGGGAACGCTGCGCGTCGATACCCCGGTCATCCAGCCGGCCGAGCCCTTTCTCGACATGGCCGGCGAGGATCTGCGCCGGCGGATCTTCATGACTGAGAGCGAGACGGGCAAGAGCCTTTGCCTGCGGCCGGAATTCACCATTCCCGTCTGCTTGCGCCATATCGAGACGGCGACCGGCACACCGCAGCGCTACTCCTATCTCGGTGAAGTATTCCGCCAGCGCCGCGAGGGGGCGAACGAATTCTATCAGGCCGGGATCGAGGATCTGGGCGAGACCGACGTGGCGAGCGCCGATGCGCGGGTCATTGGCGACGCCATCGCGATACTGACGGCACGGCTGCCGGGCCGGAGCCTCAAGGTGACGCTCGGCGACCAGTCGGTCTTCGAGGCGGTCGTCGCCGCCTGCGGCCTGCCCGCCGGCTGGCAGAAGCGCCTGATCCACGCCTTCGGCAATCCCCAACAGATCGATGCCCTGCTGACGCGGCTCTCTAACCCGCAGCCGGTGACGGGACTCGACCCCGAGATCGAAGCGCTGCTGACCTCCGGCAACGAGACGGCGCTGGTTGCCCATCTCGACGAGACGATGCAGGCGACGGGCTATTCCACGAATGCAAGCCGCAGCCCGAGGGAAATCGCAGCACGCCTGAAGGAAAAGCGGGCGCTGGAAAAGACCGCGCTGGATGGCAGGACCCTCGATATCCTCAAGCAATTCCTGTCGCTGAACGTGCCCCTGGCGCATGCCCCGGCCGCACTGTTCGCCTTTGCCGAAAAGTCCGGCCTCTCGCTTGACGGCGCCCTGTCGCGGTTCGACGCGCGGGTGGCGGCGCTTGCCAATGCTGGCGTCGAACCTTCGCTGCTCAGCTACCGCGCCGCCTTCGGCCGGCCGCTCGATTATTACACCGGCCTCGTTTTTGAAATCGTCATAGACGGCTCAGCCGCCGTTCTGGCCGGTGGCGGCCGCTTCGATCGGCTGATGACGCTGCTGGGCGCCCGGGAACGCATTCCCGCCGTCGGCTTTGCCCTCTGGCTCGACCGCATCGAACAGGCGCTGGCCTCTCAGGAAGGGCAGATTTCTCGATGACCATCACCATCGCACTGCCCTCCAAGGGCCGGATGAAGGAAGACGCGTCTGCGATCTTAAAAAAGGCAGGACTGAAGATCGTCGCCGTCGGCAATGAGCGCTCCTATCGGGGACGGGTCGAGGGCATGGACGATGTCGAGATCGCCTTCCTCTCGGCCTCGGAAATCTCCCGCGAAATTGGCAACGGCTCGATCGATTTCGGCGTCACCGGCGAGGACCTGATCCGCGAAGGTCTGGCCGAGGCCGATCAGCGCGTCGAATTCTGCGCCCGGCTCGGCTTCGGTCATGCCGACGTCGTCGTCGCGGTTCCGGAAATCTGGCTCGATGTCGAGACCATGGCCGATCTTGGCGACGTCGCCGCCGATTTTCGCGCCCGCCATGGGCGCCGGTTGGCAATCGCCACGAAATACTGGCGGCTGACCCAGCAGTTCTTCTCCTCCCAGCACGGCATCCAACTTTATCGCATCGTCGAAAGCCTTGGCGCAACGGAAGGGGCGCCGGCCTCCGGTTCTGCCGATATCATCGTCGACATTACCTCTACCGGCTCGACGTTGAAGGCCAACCACCTGAAGATCCTGTCGGACGGGATCATTCTGCGGTCGCAGGCCTGTCTCGTCCGTGCCCGCAAGGTGGAGCATGAGAACGATCCGGCAGTGACGCGCATTGTCGAGGCTATCAGCCGCGTCTGCTGATATCGGTGCCAAATGCGTGACGCCGCGTCAATGAAGCAACCGGTACGTCCGGCCGGCGCCAAGCCGGTAGGCGCCGCGCGACAGGAATGCCGTCAGGGCACACAACAGCCAGGCGAGGCCGAAGCCGATTGCAGCCCAGGTCATGCCGGGAAGGCTCACCGGAACCGCGGGAATGAAATCCCGCCAGGTGTTCTCCAGGATCGCCGGGTCCGCATCCTTTATCAGGATGAAGGGTTTGTAGATCGGAGAGGCGGCTTCCAGGGCCTGTTGCTGACCCTCCAGGTTTTGAAAGCGCGTCAGCGTCTGCCGCATCGAAACACCCTGATCCTTCAGGAACGGCTCGGCCGACGCCGCGTAAAGACCAAGGGCCGTCTCCCGGTCGATGGCGTTCCGGTTCGCCTCGCGATCGAAATTCTCCACGATGACGCGCAGTTCGTCCATCGCCCCGCCAATCCGCTGGCGGTATTGCTGGGTCAGTTCCGGCGCCTGCGACATGACGATCGCACCGAAAATGCCGCTGCCCAGAGTGATCAACCTGCTGATTGGCCCCATTGCCGTCCCCGCAAAAAACGTCCAGTGCAGGCTCTAACGGCCGGCAGGGGCGAAAAGTTCGATTTGTACAATCAACAGGCGTTGTGACCCGGTGTTAGCGAAAACGAAAAGTTCATTTGACCCTTCGCGCGGTCTGATATTTTTGTCCGGCGTTTCATATATAGGGCGTCCCACCCTCAGGAGTTCCCATGGCCGACCTCAGTGCATTCCCGATTACCACCCGCTGGCCCGCTCAAAATCCGGATATTATTCAGCTCTATTCGCTGCCGACGCCGAATGGCGTGAAGATTTCCATAGCCTTGGAAGAACTCGGCCTTGCCTATGAGCCGCATTTGGTTTCCTTCGGCACCAACGACCAGAAATCGCCGGAATTCGTGTCGCTGAACCCGAATGGCCGCATTCCGGCGATCATCGATCCCAACGGCCCGGATGGCAAGCCGATCGGCCTGTTCGAATCCGGCGCGATCCTCGTCTATCTCGCCGAAAAGACCGGCAAGCTCCTTCCGGCCGATGCCGCCGGGCGCTACGAGACACTGGCCTGGGTGATGTTCCAGATGGGCGGCGTGGGTCCGATGTTCGGCCAGTTCGGTCATTTCTTCAAATTCGCGGCCGACAAGGTTGCCAATAATTCCTATCCGATGGAACGCTACCGGGACGAGTCCAAGCGCCTGCTCGGCGTTCTGGAAGAACGACTGAACGGGCGCCAGTGGCTGATGGGCGACGACTATACAATTGCCGACATCGCCACCTATCCGTGGATAGAAGGCGCCCGCAAATTCTATGGTGGCGCCGAGGTGCTGGACTATTCGAGCTTCCCCAATGTCATGGCCTGGGTGGACAGGGCCCTTGCCCGCCCGGCGGTGCAGAAGGGCATGGACATTCCCAAGCGCGATTGATCCCCTCATGATCGCAGCCCGCCCGAGTTGACGACACTCTGGCGGGCGGCTACCTCTCGGCAAAACAGGTGTCGGGGGACAGTGAAATGGCAGGTAGACTTGTTGTCGCGGGCGGTGGTCAGGCCGCCTTTGCTGTGGTTTCGAAGCTGCGCGCCTTGAAGGACGACCGGCCGGTGACGATCGTGGCAGCCGAAGCAAGCCTGCCGTACCAGCGCCCGCCGCTGTCCAAGAAATACCTGCTGCGCGAGATGGATCTGGACCGGCTGCTGTATCGTCCGGCGAGCTGGTACACGGATAACGCGGTCGATGTGCGCCTGTCCACGCGCGTGACCGGCATCGACCGCGATGCCAGGTGCGTCGCGCTCAGCGATGGTTCAAGGCTTCCTTATGACGTGCTGGCGCTTGCCACCGGCTCGACCCCTCGGCGTCTGCCGGCCAGCATCGGTGGCGATCTCGGCGGCGTCTTCGTCGTCCGCGATTTTGCCGATGCCGATCTTCTGGCGGAAGAACTGCAGCCTGGCCGTCATGCTCTTATCATCGGCGGGGGTTATATCGGGCTTGAGGCCGCCGCGGTGGCGCGATCAAGCGGCCTCGATGTCACGGTTATCGAAATGGCGGACCGTATCCTGCAGCGGGTCGCATCCGCCGCAACGTCCGATATCGTGCGGTCGATTCACCAGGATCGCGGCGTCGATATCCGGGAAGGCACCGGCTTGATCCGGCTTCTTGGCACTGAAGGCCGTGTCACGGCGGCGGAATTGACGAACGGATCGACCATTCCCGTCGATCTGGTCATTGTCGGCATCGGTGTCACGTCGAACGACGCGATCGCCGCGCAAGCCGGCCTCGAAGTCGGCAATGGCATCGTGGTCGATGATTTTGGCCGCACCTCCGATCCCGACATCTACGCCATGGGCGATTGCGCGCTGCTGCCCTGGAAGGACATGCGCATCAGGCTCGAATCCGTGCAGAATGCCGTCGATCAGGCCGAGGCCGTTGCAGCGCTGCTGGCGGGAGGCACGGAGCCCTACAGGCCGAAACCCTGGTTCTGGTCGGACCAGTACGACGTCAAGCTGCAAATTGCCGGCTTCGGCCTCGGTCACGACGAGACCATTGTGCGCACAGGCCAGCGCGCAGGCAGCGTCTCCGTCTGGTATTTCGCAAGCGGCCGCTTCATCGCCGTCGATGCAATCAACGATGCCAAGGCCTATGTGACCGGAAAGAAACTGCTGGACCTCGGCCTGACGCCGGATCGCGCCGTTCTCGAAAATCAGGATGCGGACCTCAAGACGCTGTTGCCGTAAAGGCGACCGGTACAGGACGGAAGATCGCTTTTCTCCGGTTGTTCCCGTTAGCAAACAAAAAGGGCGGACCTCGCGGCCCGCCTCTTTCGTCCGGTTACCCGGAATGCTGTATAGTCGTCCTTCAGTAATAAGGCGGAAGCCTTATTACATCATGCCGCCCATTCCGCCCATTCCGCCCATGTCCGGCATGCCGCCGCCGCCGGCGGAGTCCTTCTTTGGGGCTTCGGCAATCATGGCTTCGGTCGTGATGAGCAGCGAAGCAACCGAAGCTGCGTTCTGCAGGGCCGTGCGAACGACCTTGACCGGATCGACGATACCCATGGCGATCATGTCGCCATATTCGCCGGTCTGGGCGTTGTAGCCGAAGTTGTCGGTGCCGCTTTCGAGGATCTTGCCGACGATGATCGAACCTTCATCGCCTGCGTTTTCAGCGATCTGGCGAACCAGCGACTGAAGCGACTTGCGGATGATGTTGATACCGGCGTTCTGATCGTCGTTGGCGCCCTTGATGTCGAGGACGACGGAAGCGCGCAGCAGGGCAGTACCACCGCCTGGAACAATACCTTCCTGAACGGCAGCGCGCGTTGCGTTGAGCGCGTCGTCGATGCGGTCCTTCTTTTCCTTGACTTCGATTTCAGTTGCACCGCCGACGCGGATGACGGCAACGCCGCCAGCGAGCTTGGCAAGACGTTCCTGCAGCTTCTCGCGATCGTAGTCGGACGTGGTTTCTTCGATCTGGCCCTTGATCTGGGCAACGCGGCCTTCGATCTCGTTCTTGGCGCCGGCGCCATCAACGATGGTGGTGTTTTCCTTGGAAATCGAAACCTTCTTCGCACGGCCGAGCATTTCGAGCGTGACGTTTTCCAGCTTGATGCCGATATCTTCGGAAATGACCTGGCCACCGGTGAGGACAGCGATGTCTTCGAGCATGGCCTTGCGGCGATCGCCGAAGCCCGGAGCCTTGACGGCAGCGATTTTCAGGCCGCCACGCAGCTTGTTGACGACGAGCGTTGCAAGAGCTTCGCCTTCGACGTCTTCCGAGATGATCAGGAGCGGCTTGCCGGTCTGAACGACGGCTTCCAGAACCGGAAGCATCGCCTGCAGGTTGGAAAGCTTCTTCTCATGGAGAAGGATGTAAGCATCTTCCAGTTCGGCAACCATCTTTTCAGGGTTGGTCACGAAGTAAGGGCTGAGGTAGCCGCGGTCGAACTGCATGCCTTCGACGACTTCGAGTTCGGTTTCGGCGGTCTTGGCTTCTTCAACCGTGATGACGCCTTCATTGCCGACCTTCTGCATCGCTTCAGCGATGTACTGGCCGATTTCCTTTTCGCCATTGGCGGAGATCGTGCCGACCTGGGCCACTTCTTCCGAAGTGTTGATCTTCTTTGCCTTGGCAACGAGGTCCTTGACGACGGCCGAAACAGCGAGGTCGATGCCGCGCTTCAGGTCCATCGGGTTCATGCCGGCTGCAACGGCCTTGCCGCCTTCGCGAACGATGGCCTGGGCGAGAACGGTAGCAGTGGTCGTGCCGTCACCGGCGATGTCGTTGGTCTTCGAAGCAACTTCGCGGACCATCTGTGCGCCCATGTTTTCGAACTTGTCTTCGAGTTCGATTTCCTTGGCGACGGAAACGCCGTCCTTGGTGATGCGCGGTGCGCCGAAGGACTTGTCGATGATGACGTTGCGACCCTTCGGGCCGAGCGTGACCTTGACTGCGTCTGCGAGGATGTCGACGCCGCGCAGCATCTTTTCGCGCGCGGTGCGGCCGAACTTAATTTCTTTGGCTGCCATGTTAAAAACTCCCGGGCTGATGCCCAATTGGTTTTCTGGAATTGAGGATGAAAGTCAGCGGCTCAAATCAGCCGATAACGCCCATGATGTCGGCTTCCTTCATGATCAGAAGGTCTTCGCCGTTGAGCTTGACTTCGGTGCCCGACCACTTGCCGAACAGGATGCGGTCGCCAGCCTTGACGTCGAGCGCAATGAGGGCGCCCTTGTCGTCACGTGTGCCGGTACCGACAGCGACGATTTCGCCTTCCTGCGGCTTTTCCTTTGCGGTGTCAGGAATGATGATGCCGCCCTTGGTCTTGGCTTCAGCCTCGATACGGCGAACGACGACGCGGTCGTGCAGGGGGCGGAAATTGGTGCTTGTCATTGTCTAATCCCTCGATCAAATGACTTACGGATCGTCAGATGCGACCCGATGGATGGATGTTAGCACTCATTGATCACGAGTGCTAGCGGCTTGGAGATAAGGGTGGAGCAAGCCCGAGTCAAGAACCGTGCCGTCAAAAATCTTTTGCGTAACGCGGGTACTGGAGAGGCATGCACATCGCGCGAGAACAAGACCTCAATAAGGCGCCGCCACACCCATCCCTTTCCGAGGCCACCCGCGTCTGGGCGCGGGTCGGGTGTCTGAGCTTCGGCGGACCGGCCGGGCAAATCGCGCTGATGCACCGCGAACTGGTGGATGAGAGGCGCTGGATTTCCGAGAGCCGTTTCCTGCATGCACTGAATTTCTGCATGCTGCTGCCGGGACCGGAGGCCCAGCAACTTGCCACCTATATCGGCTGGTTGCTGCACGGTGCCCGCGGCGGCATTGTCGCTGGCCTGTTGTTCATTCTGCCGGGATTCGTCGTTATTCTCGGCCTCTCCTGCACCTACGCGCTGTTCCAGCAGGCCGATTGGCTGGCGAGCCTGTTCTTCGGGTTGAAGGCAGCGGTGCTGGCAATTGTTATCGAGGCGGTCATCCGCGTCGGCCGTCGGGCGTTGAAGACAAGCTTTGCATGCCTCATTGCCGCTCTTGCGTTTGCCGCGCTGTTCTTCTTCGATCTGCCATTTCCGCTTGTCGTGCTTTCGGCCGGCATCGCCGGATACACGGCTGCACGTCTTGAGCCGCAAACCGGCGAAAAAGCCATGGCCGCCGCCGCGCGACAGGCGCTTTCCGACAGGCCGTCCGTCATCGACGGCAGCCTTCCGGATATTGCCTCGAGCTGGAACCGGACGTTCCGGGTTCT
This genomic interval carries:
- a CDS encoding L,D-transpeptidase, which produces MMKKTLILATSLLLAFTSLSQAQDRYQNRPPVVISPDLTAPWVTQLGGRPDRVVYRQQRPVKVQTQRATRKQYLFGQARRSGVAVAQPVAMTRAQKPVERQIAPQFLPQTVAYDTKEKAGTIVIDTNNRFLYLVTGNGEARRYGVGVGKPGFEWAGVHKVTRKAEWPTWTPPSEMRAREAAKGHYLPVSMEGGEGNPLGARAMYLGSTLYRIHGTNAPWSIGYAVSSGCIRMRNQDVTDLYERVKIGTKVVVI
- a CDS encoding DNA-3-methyladenine glycosylase I; the encoded protein is MTAKGIITGADGLGRCAWHGNLEDYQRYHDEEWGLPMADDIRLFEKICLEGFQSGLSWLTILRKREAFRAAFAGFDFDVVATFGDDDIARCLADAGIVRHRGKIVSTINNAKRAQEMKAEFGSLARYFWSHEPGGNERPQVVTYETIAANPTTPTSVMISKDLKKRGWTFVGPTTVYAFMQAMGLVNDHMEGCVCREKIEAMRAAFIRP
- the copM gene encoding CopM family metallochaperone, whose protein sequence is MSLRTITAAAILAASFTLPASAQEMNHDAMDHGTMNQGAMSAEPKGDRGPSSKAFAAANAKMHGAMDIAYTGNADMDFVRGMIAHHQGAIDMAKIELEFGKDAQLRKLAEEVISAQEAEIKTMKAWLAENGG
- a CDS encoding histidine--tRNA ligase, whose amino-acid sequence is MNDKKKKPQKLKARLPRGFVDRSAADIRAVDEMTAKIREVYERYGFDPVETPLFEYTDALGKFLPDSDRPNEGVFSLQDDDEQWMSARYDLTAPLARHVAENFNDIQLPYRTYRAGYVFRNEKPGPGRFRQFMQFDADTVGAAGVQADAEMCMMMADTMEALGIKRGDYVIRVNNRKVLDGVLEAIGLGGEENAGRRLSVLRAIDKLDKFGFEGVRKLLGRGREDDSGAFTKGAELSEDKIDLIANFVRSGDRFERQKRIAELVAAMESGTEELKSLISQWADAPAEIVREKSGLSDDQIRELFAYLGTGPGIVQPGVVDRPRWSDDLTLRATFPDKQYDLRIDNLKTIELMRIRLPKNSTIEAGLDELANIARLTESGGYGSGRILIDPSVVRGLEYYTGPVYEAELQFPVTNEKGEKVVFGSVGGGGRYDGLVSRFMGQPVPATGFSIGVSRLMTALKNLGKLGMDEVIAPVVVCVMDRDIDSLGKYQQFTQTLRHAGIRAEMYQGNKKNFGDQLKYADRRGAPLAIIQGGDERGQGVVQIKDLIEGKRLSGEIEDNAAWREARVAQVSVPEADLVAKVREMLDAQDEDRKRARRGV
- a CDS encoding ATP phosphoribosyltransferase regulatory subunit, coding for MPLINLPPFAAELLAHFERLGTLRVDTPVIQPAEPFLDMAGEDLRRRIFMTESETGKSLCLRPEFTIPVCLRHIETATGTPQRYSYLGEVFRQRREGANEFYQAGIEDLGETDVASADARVIGDAIAILTARLPGRSLKVTLGDQSVFEAVVAACGLPAGWQKRLIHAFGNPQQIDALLTRLSNPQPVTGLDPEIEALLTSGNETALVAHLDETMQATGYSTNASRSPREIAARLKEKRALEKTALDGRTLDILKQFLSLNVPLAHAPAALFAFAEKSGLSLDGALSRFDARVAALANAGVEPSLLSYRAAFGRPLDYYTGLVFEIVIDGSAAVLAGGGRFDRLMTLLGARERIPAVGFALWLDRIEQALASQEGQISR
- the hisG gene encoding ATP phosphoribosyltransferase, whose amino-acid sequence is MTITIALPSKGRMKEDASAILKKAGLKIVAVGNERSYRGRVEGMDDVEIAFLSASEISREIGNGSIDFGVTGEDLIREGLAEADQRVEFCARLGFGHADVVVAVPEIWLDVETMADLGDVAADFRARHGRRLAIATKYWRLTQQFFSSQHGIQLYRIVESLGATEGAPASGSADIIVDITSTGSTLKANHLKILSDGIILRSQACLVRARKVEHENDPAVTRIVEAISRVC
- a CDS encoding DUF2937 family protein codes for the protein MGPISRLITLGSGIFGAIVMSQAPELTQQYRQRIGGAMDELRVIVENFDREANRNAIDRETALGLYAASAEPFLKDQGVSMRQTLTRFQNLEGQQQALEAASPIYKPFILIKDADPAILENTWRDFIPAVPVSLPGMTWAAIGFGLAWLLCALTAFLSRGAYRLGAGRTYRLLH
- a CDS encoding glutathione binding-like protein, whose protein sequence is MADLSAFPITTRWPAQNPDIIQLYSLPTPNGVKISIALEELGLAYEPHLVSFGTNDQKSPEFVSLNPNGRIPAIIDPNGPDGKPIGLFESGAILVYLAEKTGKLLPADAAGRYETLAWVMFQMGGVGPMFGQFGHFFKFAADKVANNSYPMERYRDESKRLLGVLEERLNGRQWLMGDDYTIADIATYPWIEGARKFYGGAEVLDYSSFPNVMAWVDRALARPAVQKGMDIPKRD